The window cttttttaataatatgggacctttaactaacCGTAGAGGTTAAATAGGATGTTAAACTAAAGAGTAGTAACGCAGGAGTGAGAGTATATTGTGATGTGTACATATAACAGTAAGGGAAACTCACTTACTAGCTGTAGAGCAAAGCAACACCAAAATCACGTattttttgaatggagtttggtgttgACCTCTTGGGGTAAGCTTGTTTTAACTTACCCCAAGAGGTcaacaccaaactccattcataAAATAGGTAATTTTGGCGTTGCTTTGCTCTACAGCAAAACCACATATTTAACAGAGCATGAACTGAAACCTGAAAACTTCTGATGGATATTAGCTTCTGGTGGATTCGGCATACAACTGATGCACCCAGCTATATAGTTTTTTATCAAATCTCAGCTTTTAGGACACACTATTATgttgtcatattatttctttatattaatcttgtctctgggTGGAGGCTTAAGATaaacccagtgggtttttttgcctcttcctgcactgcaAACCACATATTTAACAGTGCATAACTGAAACAGTCTTCTGATAGCAATTCGCTTCTGGTGGATTCTGAATACAACTGATGCACCCAGCTTTATAGTTTTTATCAAATCTCAGCTTTTAGGACACACTGTTCccaattatgtgtgtgtgtataaggaGCACAAAACTATACAATAACTCAAATAAAAAGTGGGAGACTTTTACTGTACACATGTGTCATGTGTGAGGTGGATGTTGTGCAAACTTAAATGCACTGTATACTGTAAAGTTGTGGTGCAGTTGTGGATCAGATAATTTAAAGATGTTGAAATACGTACAAGCttatatcagtttaagtctATTAGGGGGAAGTTGAGGCTTCACCTCCTGATACAGCGAGGACTGGTCGGACTGGGTGATGGCATTGTGGTATTTTGGTGGAGGAGGACAAAGATAAATGACATGTGAACTGGTTGTGCAGGTTGACATTCTGTTGAAGTGTCGGCTACTTGGCTCAATGAGATATTCTTAATGATCGGTATAATATTTGAAAGCACTATTGCAGTGTTCCTAAATGTGTCATTCCTGCCTCTTAGGCAATCGGAAGGCTCAAATTAGCTTTTATTACTATCAAAGATATGTTATCTCTGTGTGGTAATGCAATGTAGACTTAACAAACCAGCCCCTGTCCATGCTTTTAAACCATTTTACCACACATTAATAACATAGCTCTAATGAGATCTAAAAGAGACATTGTGTTCACTGTGATGGCCGTGAAATATCTATTTAAAATATCCACAAACTTTTGTTTATTGGGAACATTGTTTGCATGCAAAATGCATATGCTTTGCAGTATATTGGGAAAAAAGCATGCAAAAAAATACTAGCATGGCCCCTTTAAGtaattcactttttaaaatgaaaatgcaactTTAATCTCCCAAGATTTGAATGGAGCTTGGTGTGTCAAACTGTGCAATGAAAAGCTGTCAAAGAGTCCAACATAATTTGAATTATATCAATTAGTTACTCCTTAGTGCACTGCCTTTTGGTCTGCAGATCTTTGTGGAGTCATTCAAACCACATTGCTTACATGCCTCTACCACATCTGAGACATTTCTTCTTTGAAATATAAGACGGTTTAAATGTAACTTGAAAGAGTAATGGTTTGGTAGGATGGGAGTTTGTGGTGTATTCACATTACATACAATGGTctgaagtatatatatatatatatatatatatatagatattaacAATTGTGCTATGGAATAATAAATGCTCATAATGTTTGTCTTTTCAGAGTCCTCCATTTTACAGTTGGAAGACCCAGACTGTGAGGAGGGAAGCAACCCGCCCTGCGAGTCAGTCTTCTCACTTAACGCTGAGAAGATCCTGGTGAGAtctcacatatacacacacacactaatcacTAATCTGATCTAGCTCTAACTGTTTcctttagagaaaaaaaaggcggTTTCTAGTCAAGTCTTAACGGCTTGTTTTTATCTAAATAGCACAACACTGCGCTACGTGCTAAATTACTGTGTGACAAGCTCTCCAGTCTTTCCATTTTTGAATCAAGAGAAAAGCCCTATTgtatattattgattaatttattgatgaaacaaatcaaatatCTTAGAGAAGGTTTCAAAATGGTTTGCGAAACATGTAACATGTCCAAAACATGTGCAGCAGAGTGACTGGAGCCTGCCTGCATCCGTCATGTGGGATCTATGTTGGCTTTAATCTAGAAAGTGTGACGTTAAACCAGTGCAGATGGTGTACAATTTTGAGTTGAATAACGGCATGCCaaaggaggaggacgaggagaagaTTCCCTGTATTATTTTGTGCCATGTTTCCTCTGAAATTGGTTCATTTAAATCTGTTTCCTGTTTATTTTTAAGGAGGTTTAAAGGCATGAAATCGTGCGTGTTTAGCAGTTTGTAAATTATCCTCATAGCCTGTTTTATGACCGATTTACAGTTAAAACTTGAGCCCTCTAGCTTTTGACCAACTGCCAGTGAGTGAGTTTGTCATTATGATGATGTAGCTACTTGTTATGCGAGTCTATCTGATGATATCAATGTGGCAAGTATTTGTCCTGTCAGTTGTCTCGTTGCTTTGTTTGAAACCCAAAACGCTGCCGCAGCAACATTTGCATGCTGTCAAATTTGCATTctgtaattgtgtgtgtgtgtgtgtctacgtaTGCTGCCATTCTCCATTTGGGATTACACAGTAAATACAGTGTGACACTGTgagaaaggaggaagagaaatagcCTTTTGATGCAATACACAGCATATTTATTGCTTCACAGGAATTTAGCTTGGCAGCAGTAAACGTCCTTGACATTTGAAaggatttctttctttgttctgTCGGGTTTAATTTCTCAGTGTAACCTTGAGAGATGCTCGAAAGCTTGTTAAAAGCCCCTTTTATCTTGACAGTGGTTTTAATTTACAGCATTTCCTTTCTTACAGATGtattaaatacagttgtttttaCAGCAAAATGTCACTAGATTGTGAAACTTTCAACgaaacagaaaacatgtttttagctTTCCACCGTTGACAGTGTTATTCTGTGTTTCTGCTCCGTTCAGTCGATCTGTTACTGGCTTCACAcaggaaatcattatttttaaatagttttttcacccatacgtgttttttttttcttgtctccATCTCACAGAACCAGGCCAAGCTGTTTATAGAGCAGAAAAAAATCCCCTTCCCTGTAGATAACCATAACACAAACGAAGAACTTGGTAAGTTTAAATGTTCTCCTATACATGCTGAACAGATTTATATGATTTTGCTATGTTCTCCCAAATATTCATCATAATCTGTTTTGTCATTGCAGCTATAGGCTACGTTCTGATAGGCAACGGTCTTTATGATGAAGCCATCAAACACTTCTCACTCTTATTACAGGTGTGTTGAAGCAGATTTTCACTCTCAATACATCATGTTTTAATATTGCAGCACTTATGCTATTTAGTCACCTTCTACATCCCGTCAACCTAGAATCAAAACTTACTGTGTTGGTGTTGAAGCCAAGAATATTTTCCTGACGTGTTTTGTCTTTGATTAAAGAGCGACCCGGAGCTGGTCAGTGCCATCTATGGGAGAGGGATAGCTTATGGGAAGAAAAGTCTACAGGTGAGTCATAGATGATAACATAccagcttttttttaatatcatgtTTAATGTTGTTCTTTTTGTATGTTCTTTTATTTCTCTATGTTTGGCCATTCCCTTAAATTCTTGTACGGTGCTGTAATTTCTGTGAAGCACCGTGTAACTCAGGAAACTAGAAAGAAAGTTTTCTTACTCAACAACAATTAAAGTACAGTTGAAATGTGCCACATTAATTATGAGCAGTCTTTCTTGTCAgctattaaagggatagtttgggtgttttgaagtggggttatatgaggtacttatccatagtcagtgtcttacctacagtagatgacggtcggcacgcccccccagtttggagaaacagacaggagttaccgcactgAACGGCAAAAAAacatatctgtttaagtgtacgctatatttagaatattttgacGGTTTACCGTGcagtcagacagctatacaatctatgtttccgacagggaactgaagcagttatctatgctctcaccaaagcaaccagactccattgaaatgaacattaatttgacctcacagaacacaggagttgcttgtctaccgtcatctactgtaggcaatacactgactatggataagcacctcatacaaccccacttcaaaacacccaaactatccctacAAAGTGTCTTCAGGTCCATAAGAGCATTTACAATGTCATAAACCGAATAATTAAGTTATGACTAAAGTTGTATCCTTATTGCCCTCATTGAGATATGAAgggtgtcttttcaaaataataggTGTTTGTTTGGGTGAAAAATGTTGCTGCTCGATTATTTATGAGAAACACACACCATTCAATACTGAGCTGCAGCTGTAGCGAAGGTCTTCAGATTATTCATGGCAGATGACTCATACTTAGTTACATAGTGCGGCCTGTGTTTTCTATATTGATCGACTGCCTTCATTTGCATTAGTTTAATTGGTATACTCCACTACTACCTCACGTGTTTGTGCCAAAGTTAGATTTAAAACAATTTGGCAGCAGAGGGAGTTTGTTGTCCGGAGGCATTTTTTCATTCATGCTGGATTTCGGTGACAGCAGCAGTTTCAGGTAAACGCAGAATGACTCAGTGTGTCATTTAATGAATACTAATTCAATCCGCCTGGACTCTGCAGTTATGGGAGTCTTTCCCTCCAGAATAAAAGCCTGGAGAgcagtttttgtgtttttacttggTTGTGGCTCTGCTCCTAGTTTTGTTCACTATATATTAATGTCAACAAAATCTACCTCCCCTTCCTGTGTCTCCATGCCAGGACATAAAGAATGCTGACTTGGCGTTGTACGAGCTCAACAGAGTCATCACCCTGGAGCCAAACTGGCCAGAGGTCTACGAACAGAGAGCAGAGGTGACAGAGTAATGCTTTATTACGGTTCATGGCCTCTGAAGCTCCTtcaaaagtataaaacatgtggTTTTTAGAGGAGATTTCAagttttattatcatttcaacgattattttcatttttgattaatctgtcgattagtttctcaattaatcgattagttgtttgatatataaaatgtcagaaaatggtgaaaaatggcctaaaatgatgtcctcaaatgtcttgttttgtccaaaactcaaatatattcagtatactgtcatagaggagtaaagaaaccagaaaatattcacatttaagaagctggaatcagagaattttgacttattttgtctttaaaaatgactcaaactgattaatcgattatcaaaatagttggcgattattttaatagttgacaactaattgattaatccgtGCAGCTCTAACAAAATTAAAGACTTCAGCTCTTTGCAACAATGGATATAATTTAGCTGATTACATTTCTTTACTGTTCATAACTTGAACTGATCATTAATCACCACCATATCTGATCAATTTGATGTTTAGATGTCTGGTCAGCGAAGCATCACTGACTTCTTGATAACACGTGATTTAcactatttctatttctgatGCAGTCAGAAGTTGTAGTGTGGCGAAATACAGCATGTTCAGTATGTTTCCAGATTGTGTGCAGATGTGAAAGGAGAAGGAGGCAGTCATAATCCCCGATGGTGTGGGAAATGTTCAATGACAATTAGGCAAATCGGTGCAGTTTTAAAATTGGGGAAACTTATTAAGATGTAAAATTTAACAGCATCAATCAGTGTTGATTTAACCATGTGCACACAAgcaaagaaacagaaaagagcatgtggattaatacacatattATAAAGATGTAAATATTCAGTTGTTCAGTAACATACACTCTGCACTAGCCAGTAATATTTAGACACACAAGCGACCGTGAAGTCACGTGATTTTATACTTCAGCAGAATTTTCGAAGAATCACACTTCCGGCTTTCACTTTGAGGCTTTTTTTACGGGCTATTTCCTCTTTCTGAGCCACATGAATACGTCTCTGGTGGCACAAAAGTAGTTACACAACTCCGTCAGTTGCATTTTATTAAACTCATTAAGCATCATTCGTAATTTGACAAAAGCATCATTCGCAATTCGACAACATTGTGCAATCCAAAGGCTGAGTCAATGATCTGATTAGATGTTTGAGTCCTCCTTAAATCCTATTCTTCAAGATCCTACCTGTTATTTTTAATGTGCGGTTTACTTTGACAATACTCACTCCACCCTTTCCTCTAGAAGAAAAGTCTATAGTCCTCTCTAAGAGGAAATCCTGCAGAATTGAATATCAACCAGAAATAGTGGTCTTTGATAACTGTACATCAGTGtgatttgctaaaaaaaaaaaaaaaaaagaaggatcaCAAGCGTATTTTCAGCTGTAATGATCAAACCAGTTTTTCTAATCTGCAGGAAAAACAATTTAACAGCAAAGAAAAGTTACTAAAAACAGAATTTCTGCAAGAATCAAATAAAAAGACATGATTttcaggatgttttttttattcattgtttttttttatttttatgattaacagttttattgtgcattttaagACAGAGAAATTCAAAAGACAACATTtcataaaacatcaaaacagacacacaagtAGCACAGGAAGGGTTTGGGGGGGGTGGTGGTTGCGAGGGCTGTAGTGTTTTTTCAGTGTTCAAATGAAGACACAGATTTCGTGAGTTCCTTGTCTGTTTATTCGAGAGATGAGGCACCCAGTCCTACATGCTCTTTTTATACACTTTTGACATTGTCTTATCTATTCTTTCACTCCCTAACCTTGAACAAACAGAGACCCATTCAGATAGTTATACACTTCCGACCTCGCCTTATCTATTCTTTCACTCCCTTAACTTTGAAGCATCGGAGACCCAATTAAATGGTTATATTCTTCACTCAAAACACAGGATAGACAGAGGTACGTTGCAGTTCACACAGGGCACAGAGAACATGTTTTTGAAAAGGCTTTGGCCTTTTACACCgcagttaataaaatatattataacagtaaaaaggctgattatacactacagGGCGACACCCAAAGCCTGCAACATTCAACAGTTTTCCTTTCTTTCGTAGGCTATACGTTCTTTAtacaatagagctgcaacgattagtcaacTACTCGATTAGTCggtcgacagaaaaataaacggCCACTATAACTAGTAATTTTTAATGcagaaatggcagaaaatgctgttttcagcttcTCTAATATGGCAaattcctgcttttctctgttttaatatcatattaaactgaatatcgttgggttttggacaaaataaacatttaaagacatcgcCCTGGACATTGTGAAACTGGGATTGCTATCCCTCACCATCCTCTGACACTTCaaagaccaaacgattaatctagaaaataatcatcaaagAGTGTTTTTTCTAATATGTGCTTGGACTTTatctttccatgtttttgtgtgtgcgtcTTTAGATCCTGTCTCCTCTGGGTCGTATCAGTGAAGCTCTGGGTGATCTGACCAAAGCCATCCAGCTGCAGCCCTCGGCCCGTCTCTACAGACACAGAGGAACTCTGCTCTTCATTTCAGAGGTTTGATTATTAAATATTCTGTACATGCATGCACGCCTTCATGCTCCCACATGCTGATCCCGTGCTCTGCCTCCCCACCAGGACTATGTGGCAGCTATGGAAGACTTCCAGCAGTCTTTAGAGCTGAAGAAGAATCAGCCCATCGCCATGCTGTATAAGGGCCTCACCTTCTTCCACAGAGGCATGCTCAAGGTAAGTCTTGTTTTACTGCAAACATCTGTGAAAATCAGACTTTTCAAAGATGAATTGGTAGCACAAACACCCcacttattttgttttctttttctacttACTTAGAGGGACTCTAGTGCATAATCAACACCTCATTTGTTGCTTTCTATCCCCATTTGTTTCTTCTAATGAGCTGTCAACATGATGCCtttgtttactgtaaactgctgtAGCCAGTGTCCTCCTGCTGCTAGAAACATAATATACAAACTCTGGGTGCTTAGGGCCATAGATCTGGGTGGAAATcactttacagtatttacaaaagcacacacatccAGATGATAAATAGTAGGTGCAGGACAGAAAAGTATGTAAAAGACGGAAAGATGGAGTCTGCACACTAGATATTCCCCCataaacatttaattgattacCACCGGTGACGTTTTGAGCTTTTAGCTTGTtgtgtttaattctttttttaccaGATTTACTAGCTAAcaggcaatccttattgttgagtcTTGCCTACGAGCAGCTGCAAAGTAGATGGAGTAGCCTGCTCTGGGAGAAATTCAGTGTCTGGGttgatttttagttttttttcagagGTTTCATCACTCAGAGTTTTTTGAGCGGACCTCTCAGCAGGGAGAAGATCACACCAGAGTatcctgtatctgtgtgttgTGGAGGCTGCAGACTCCCTAATGTCTTGAGAAACATCAAAGACCCTTCAGGGTGttatttaatacattaaagTCCGTACTTTGTTCAGAAAACTGATGATAAAAGCAGAAGAATCCCTGAGTGCTGCTGGGTCTGCCAGCTAAATAGTTGACTCATCTCAGTCTCTGGGAAGTTAGTCCTTtgataaaaatacttttttaatcaCTGCTGCAGCTCAAATACATCAAAAGTCATTGCTCCATGCACCGTGAGGCAAGTTAAAATTCTAGATGTCTCCATATCTCcttttaaaacatgaaacatcTCAATAAAATATCAAGGGCTGCCCCCGCTTtgagtcgattagtcgactaatcggttgttttggtcttagtcgactaagttttcttcagtcgattagtcatttttttatgctttttttttaaaataacttatttctaagaaacttatgagcacatctctggtaaacacaatatttaaagtggtgcttttgtgtgattctttgtggagaagctcagttttttacagatctgtcgatcaAATCAactgagtgttagtcgactaagaatttctttggtcgaagacagccctaaaaataaattACTTAACTCTTAACAGTGCTGTTATTTTGTGGTCGGTCTAGGCCTGGTTCAACATGCACAGTGTTTCTGACACTTTGATAATTGCTGTCAGATTAAGTAGCGTGCAGAGCAGCGCGTGCAGCTGTTTAATCTGCGGGTTTTCAGCTGCAAGGCTTGTCTGCAAAGCTCCTTCAGTTGCTGtgtcagtctcgtgtgtgtgaAGGTTTTTTTGGGGTTGTGTTTATCGCCTCTGTTAACGGTTGGCTAACCAATTTCCTGGGGGGGAAACCCTGCACAGACATTTTACAGTGTGACTGCGAACACCAACAACACTCTGAATATACTGAAAAAAGAGCCAGTAGTGCATTTGATACTCAGACAGTTAATACTCTCATCATGAACAGTAGTATCATGTACTGTACTCTGTTTCATGATGGTGGAATCGGCTGCAGCTCGTCCTCATGGAAACAAAGTCAACATTGCACAATCTGCTTTTTATCAGTAAAAAGAAATAGTGTGAACATGCTCTTTCTGTCTGCTGACCCAGTAGGTGCACACTGCCCCGGATTACATAGTGAAATATTGTATTTACACTAGACATTCTTTTATACTGCTGGTATGAAAAGCGTTTGCAGTTTGCTGCCACGTTTTGTGAACTACAATCTGTAGACACAGTCTGGATATATATCTCATACGAGGTCTGAACCATCTGCTGAGTGTGAGAATTTTAGTTCGACCCACCATGTTCCCTTTTTTGCAATTTCCTGTTATTTCTGTGTTGTCACTCTGAAaggttgtgttttctgtcttcaGGAAGCCATTGAGACATTCAAAGAGGCCCTGAAGTTGAAGTCTGACTTCATAGATGCCTATAAGAGTCTCGGACAGGCCTACAGGTAGTCACCGCTTACTTCACATCCTACGGATAAACACAATAAGTCCTCTTTGTATTTGAGGAATTGAGAGTACTTACCTCGCCTTTCTGCCTCACTAACAACATGtttatctcttcttcctctttccaGAGAGCTGGGGGATTTTGAGTCAGCGATGGAGAGCTTCCAGAAAGCCCTCATGTTGAACCAGAACCACATCCAGTCTCTCCAGCTCCGAGGCATGATGCTGTACCACCACGGCTCGCTGCAGGAGGCCATAGGCAACTTCAAGGTGGGGGAATCCAccgtcctctgctcctctgttagGATTGCATGGAATTATACAgcctgtgttatttatttttgccctCATACTCATTAAAACAGCAGATTTACACTTCTTCTAGACCCTGAGTTAGTGAGTAACAAACAAATTGTAGCATCCACAAGTTCATCAATCTTAAACTGTGTACATTACTGCATGTACACCTTTTTCAGTCCTTCTCACCTTCTTTTATTTTGCTTCCCTTGTATTCCTCTCCTCCTATTGGTCCTCCAGAGGTGTCTACAGTTGGAGCCCTACAACGAGGTGTGTCAGTACATGAAGGGGTTGAGTCACGTGGCGATGGGTCAGTTCTACGAGGGCATCAAGGCTCAGACTAAAGTCATGTTGAACGACCCTCTGCTGGGACAGAAGGCCAGCTCCGAATACCTCAAAGTGAAATACCTCAGAGGTCGGTCGGTGCATCATTCACACAACTGAAATgctctgtgtttattttcaATACTGAATCCTGTGCAAGTAAACTATTAACAATTTTATAGATTTAAGCCTTTTACTTTTATATAATATCTTATATTCTCTCCTTGTGTTTCTACCAGAGTACTCTCGTTACCTGCACTCCCACCTTGACATCCCAGTAGCAGAGTACAACGTGGACCAGGACTTACCGGGGAACTTTAAGAACCACTGGGCTAAGAACCTGCCTTTTCTAATAGAAGACTATGAAGAACAGCCTGGCCTGCAGCCACATATCAAGTAGGTCTGATGCTGATTCACACCTGGAGCAACAACGTTGACCATAACTGCAGTTATTGTTACAGATGTGAATGgactttaatataataatatataacagatAATATTGAGGTTAATATGGGGTGTCCTACACTTGACCTGAAGTATGTCATCATTACTGAGAAATCAGGATCCATCACCACCCTAATATCCTGAGCTGCAGTTTGTAGACATTTTCATGAACCCAGCGCTGAGGCAAACAGGGTTTTATGGTTTAAAACAAACACCTGCCATCTTCTCTATAAGCCACGAAAGCTCCAGTGTCCTTCAGACAgatgtttttatgcctctgtcAGCAAACTGAAACTAGTTTTACAAAGACGTTTCAGAAGGTTGACAGATAGCCACAGTAGAGTCCAGAAAAAGACCCCCCAAAAAACTTCACACTTCATGAAAGGTTTGTCAAAGTGAATCCTCTTCCTGTGTTTGTGGTTTGCAGAGACGTGCTGCCGCAGAACTTTGACAGCTACAGCAGTGAAGTTCAGAAGCTGATCTGCACGGCCGACCACCTGGGGGCGCTAATGCAATACGACACGCCTGGTTTCTTACCTAACAGGAGAATACACAGAGGTACCACTGATGGATGCtgtagttcacacacacacacacacacatacttaaagtaataaaatccccatgaaatggaagttagagcatctttagcttctgtactgtcTGATTTTTCTGACATATATTTGGCATATCACAAGAGATAAATGAACAGTTATCACAGGAACACAGGATTAAAACTGGggaatgtatttttcattttatgggGACTTTAAAAATAGCAGTAAAATAAGAGTTGTTTGTTGTGCTTCTTTTTCAGCCATGGGTTTAGCGACCCTGGAGGTGATGCAGGCCATGCATCGAACATGGAGCAACTCCAAAGTGCGAGTCAACGGCAAGACCAGGCAAATGCAGTGGAGAGACATGTTCGACATAGCTGTCaaatggaggaggtgaggactTTCTTTTAATTAGAAAAATTAATTCAAACCCAGATGTCAGGGGTGGTGGGCGAACGTT is drawn from Sebastes umbrosus isolate fSebUmb1 chromosome 18, fSebUmb1.pri, whole genome shotgun sequence and contains these coding sequences:
- the ttc13 gene encoding tetratricopeptide repeat protein 13 isoform X1, giving the protein MAPASRAVVMAALSLLYLSRTIFSSEYFSSSTLTLFNNELHKQGCSSLSEWEEYAADCESSILQLEDPDCEEGSNPPCESVFSLNAEKILNQAKLFIEQKKIPFPVDNHNTNEELAIGYVLIGNGLYDEAIKHFSLLLQSDPELVSAIYGRGIAYGKKSLQDIKNADLALYELNRVITLEPNWPEVYEQRAEILSPLGRISEALGDLTKAIQLQPSARLYRHRGTLLFISEDYVAAMEDFQQSLELKKNQPIAMLYKGLTFFHRGMLKEAIETFKEALKLKSDFIDAYKSLGQAYRELGDFESAMESFQKALMLNQNHIQSLQLRGMMLYHHGSLQEAIGNFKRCLQLEPYNEVCQYMKGLSHVAMGQFYEGIKAQTKVMLNDPLLGQKASSEYLKVKYLREYSRYLHSHLDIPVAEYNVDQDLPGNFKNHWAKNLPFLIEDYEEQPGLQPHIKDVLPQNFDSYSSEVQKLICTADHLGALMQYDTPGFLPNRRIHRAMGLATLEVMQAMHRTWSNSKVRVNGKTRQMQWRDMFDIAVKWRRIADPDQPVLWLDQMPARSLSRGFNNHINLIRGQIINIRYLAYFDNILDFIKDRILVYHGAYNPRGLLEVRQALENVNKVEDLLPIMKQFNSKTRDGFTVNSKVPSMKDTGKEYDGFTITITGDRVGNMLFSVETQTTEERTQQYQSEIESIYKDLTAKGKALMLSTELGDADAVCNLILSLVYYFCNLMPLSRGSSVVAYSVVMGALMASGKEVIGRIPKGKLVDFEAMTTPSPDSFSKTAKNWMTLKSLPGWYQSLPSVAETFPSSRTMIEVLNTDSSSHCPKKS
- the ttc13 gene encoding tetratricopeptide repeat protein 13 isoform X2, whose amino-acid sequence is MAPASRAVVMAALSLLYLSRTIFSSEYFSSSTLTLFNNELHKQGCSSLSEWEEYAADCESSILQLEDPDCEEGSNPPCESVFSLNAEKILNQAKLFIEQKKIPFPVDNHNTNEELAIGYVLIGNGLYDEAIKHFSLLLQSDPELVSAIYGRGIAYGKKSLQDIKNADLALYELNRVITLEPNWPEVYEQRAEILSPLGRISEALGDLTKAIQLQPSARLYRHRGTLLFISEDYVAAMEDFQQSLELKKNQPIAMLYKGLTFFHRGMLKEAIETFKEALKLKSDFIDAYKSLGQAYRELGDFESAMESFQKALMLNQNHIQSLQLRGMMLYHHGSLQEAIGNFKRCLQLEPYNEVCQYMKGLSHVAMGQFYEGIKAQTKVMLNDPLLGQKASSEYLKVKYLREYSRYLHSHLDIPVAEYNVDQDLPGNFKNHWAKNLPFLIEDYEEQPGLQPHIKDVLPQNFDSYSSEVQKLICTADHLGALMQYDTPGFLPNRRIHRAMGLATLEVMQAMHRTWSNSKVRVNGKTRQMQWRDMFDIAVKWRRIADPDQPVLWLDQMPARSLSRGFNNHINLIRGQIINIRYLAYFDNILDFIKDRILVYHGAYNPRGLLEVRQALENVNKVEDLLPIMKFNSKTRDGFTVNSKVPSMKDTGKEYDGFTITITGDRVGNMLFSVETQTTEERTQQYQSEIESIYKDLTAKGKALMLSTELGDADAVCNLILSLVYYFCNLMPLSRGSSVVAYSVVMGALMASGKEVIGRIPKGKLVDFEAMTTPSPDSFSKTAKNWMTLKSLPGWYQSLPSVAETFPSSRTMIEVLNTDSSSHCPKKS